A DNA window from Onychostoma macrolepis isolate SWU-2019 chromosome 13, ASM1243209v1, whole genome shotgun sequence contains the following coding sequences:
- the wnt8b gene encoding protein Wnt-8b, with protein MFMHLEVYYYAFILMAHMKSCCCWSVNNFLMTGPKAYLIYSSSVAAGAQSGIEECKYQFAWDRWNCPERALQLSTHSGLRSANRETAFFHAISSAGVMYTLTRNCSLGDFDNCGCDDTRNGQRGGQGWLWGGCSDNVGFGEAISKQFVDALETGQDARAAMNLHNNEVGRKAVKGTMQRTCKCHGVSGSCTTQTCWLQLPEFREVGNYLKEKYHRAVKVDLLRGAGNSAASRGAIAETFSSISRKELVHLEDSPDYCLENRTLGLPGTEGRECLRKGKNLSKWEKRSCKRLCGECGLAVEERRAETVSSCNCKFHWCCAVKCEQCRKTVTKYYCVKKTKRVKNDSASRRKSYRLKKKH; from the exons ATGTTCATGCATTTGGAGGTTTATTATTACGCTTTCATTCTGATGGCTCACATGAAGTCTTGCTGCTGTTG GTCAGTGAATAATTTCCTGATGACTGGCCCAAAG GCCTACTTGATCTACTCCAGCAGTGTGGCCGCAGGAGCTCAAAGTGGGATTGAAGAGTGCAAGTATCAGTTTGCGTGGGACCGCTGGAACTGCCCGGAGAGGGCTCTTCAGCTCTCCACCCACAGTGGACTCAGAAGCG CAAACAGAGAGACAGCATTTTTCCATGCCATCAGCTCTGCTGGAGTCATGTATACCCTCACCAGGAATTGCAGCCTCGGTGACTTTGACAACTGTGGATGTGATGACACCAGGAACGGCCAACGAG GTGGTCAGGGATGGCTATGGGGAGGCTGCAGCGATAATGTTGGATTCGGAGAGGCCATCTCCAAGCAGTTTGTGGATGCACTGGAAACCGGACAGGATGCGCGAGCCGCCATGAACCTGCACAACAACGAAGTAGGACGCAAG GCAGTGAAAGGAACCATGCAGAGGACGTGCAAGTGCCATGGAGTGTCTGGCAGCTGCACCACTCAGACCTGCTGGCTGCAGTTGCCCGAGTTTCGAGAGGTGGGCAACTACCTAAAGGAGAAATATCACAGGGCCGTGAAGGTGGACCTGTTGCGCGGCGCGGGGAACAGCGCGGCCAGCCGTGGGGCGATCGCCGAGACCTTCAGCTCGATCTCGCGCAAAGAGCTGGTGCATTTGGAGGATTCCCCTGACTACTGCTTGGAGAACCGCACCCTGGGCTTGCCAGGAACAGAGGGCCGTGAGTGCTTGAGGAAAGGCAAGAATCTGAGCAAATGGGAGAAGCGGAGCTGCAAGCGGCTGTGTGGAGAGTGTGGCCTGGCTGTGGAGGAACGCAGGGCTGAGACCGTGTCCAGCTGCAACTGCAAATTCCACTGGTGTTGCGCTGTAAAATGCGAGCAGTGCCGCAAAACTGTCACAAAGTACTACTGTGTGAAGAAAACCAAACGGGTCAAGAACGACAGTGCTAGCCGTAGGAAAAGCTATCGGTTGAAGAAGAAGCACTAG